The Zerene cesonia ecotype Mississippi chromosome 29, Zerene_cesonia_1.1, whole genome shotgun sequence genome includes a region encoding these proteins:
- the LOC119837745 gene encoding uncharacterized protein LOC119837745 — MMFKMRLRCQTLVVLCYVVLTAADRRNDLAKLLSLSASNGDRPAVNVNASDIPSSYSSPYVSARTSRSPPEFQKYAFRPRALNAEKAVYYAKDNLNMNTYKSEILFPGNYIAIAKEKSSEDRANDAAVSGRFQPQTIPLTRDPGFEARSLDDDDDDEENEKPEEFSALSATRRSLSYIFGGGEAEAEEDEEEDEVEDEDHLDGEFKGKHKKKKSKLKYKKRYSKYMMPLLMAYKLKYLAIVPVMIGGLVLLVGATGLAGFFFALFAATMALQKGGY, encoded by the exons ATGATGTTTAAAATGAGATTAAGGTGTCAAACGTTAGTGGTGTTATGCTACGTGGTGCTGACGGCAGCTGACCGCAGGAATGATTTAGCGAAACTCCTATCGTTGAGTGCATCGAACGGTGATCGTCCAGCGGTCAATGTAAACGCGTCTGATATACCGTCGAGCTATAGCAGCCCATACGTATCGGCTAGGACGTCGAGAAGTCCTCCTGAATTTCAGAAGTATGCATTCCGACCGCGCGCTTTAAATGCAGAGAAAGCTGTGTATTACGCGAAGGACAACTTGAATATGAACACCTATAAATCTGAAATACTTTTCCCTGGTAATTATATCGCAATTGCCAAAGAGAAAAGTAGTGAGGATCGTGCCAATGATGCTGCAGTTTCAGGTCGATTTCAACCGCAAACGATACCTCTCACGAGGGACCCCGGGTTCGAAGCTAGGTCAttggatgatgatgatgatgatgaagaaaaTGAGAAACCGGAAGAATTCTCTGCGCTGTCCGCGACGAGAAGATCGTTGTCAT ACATCTTCGGTGGTGGTGAAGCGGAGGCCGAGGAAGACGAGGAAGAAGATGAAGTCGAAGACGAAGACCATCTAGACGGTGAATTCAAAGGAAAGCACAAGAAGAAGAAGAGTAAACTGAAGTATAAGAAGCGATACTCCAAATACATGATGCCCCTACTCATGGCCTACAAATTGAAGTACCTAGCAATAGTACCAGTCATGATCGGAGGTCTGGTGTTACTGGTAGGGGCTACCGGCTTAGCCGGGTTCTTCTTCGCGCTGTTTGCAGCGACGATGGCCCTACAAAAGGGCGgatattaa